One genomic window of Providencia hangzhouensis includes the following:
- a CDS encoding YbjN domain-containing protein, producing the protein MDSICYPDITKLREWLDQLKTSYFECDSCSALHLPHMQNIDGIFDAKLDILNNVLVLSALAELKPTAIVTLVANISQINASSLTAKVFLEINNENLPKLIVSQSFSLEAGMTYRQFCHFLQQAEEQISAIVFEIFSNNLLYANQDDFSEDDDSSEEGSELSLDDKPSVILH; encoded by the coding sequence ATGGATTCTATTTGTTACCCTGACATCACTAAGTTACGTGAATGGTTAGACCAACTCAAAACCTCTTATTTCGAGTGTGATTCCTGCTCTGCATTACATTTACCTCATATGCAAAATATAGACGGTATTTTTGATGCAAAGCTCGATATTTTAAATAATGTTTTGGTGTTGTCTGCATTAGCTGAACTCAAACCGACAGCGATTGTGACGTTAGTGGCGAATATCAGCCAAATTAATGCCAGCTCATTAACGGCAAAAGTTTTCCTTGAAATAAACAATGAAAACTTGCCTAAATTGATTGTTAGCCAATCATTTTCATTAGAAGCAGGAATGACGTATCGTCAATTCTGCCATTTTTTACAACAAGCGGAAGAGCAAATTTCAGCTATTGTCTTTGAAATCTTTAGCAATAATTTGTTGTATGCAAATCAAGATGACTTTAGTGAAGATGATGACAGCTCTGAAGAAGGCTCTGAGCTTTCTCTTGATGACAAACCTTCAGTTATTCTCCACTAA
- a CDS encoding YbjC family protein, whose protein sequence is MSNKPQSKGTMRSLADMPKPIIVLEGVGIILLIIVLLATNDYITLPEPLMQPGAIVSMIMVGIGCLVPAMVNIVWRAIHGLSFLGIDNKQPEKNVSKKPDSTDNKPDE, encoded by the coding sequence ATGAGCAATAAACCTCAGTCTAAAGGGACAATGCGTTCACTAGCGGACATGCCAAAGCCCATTATCGTGTTAGAAGGTGTGGGTATCATTCTGCTTATTATTGTTTTGTTAGCAACAAATGACTATATCACATTGCCGGAGCCTTTAATGCAGCCAGGGGCGATCGTGAGCATGATTATGGTCGGCATTGGCTGTTTGGTCCCCGCAATGGTCAATATTGTCTGGCGAGCAATTCATGGCCTGAGTTTTTTGGGCATTGATAATAAACAACCAGAAAAGAATGTATCTAAAAAGCCAGACTCTACAGATAATAAACCAGATGAATAA
- a CDS encoding GrxA family glutaredoxin, whose translation MYTVIFGRPGCPYCVRAKELAEKLKNEREDFDYRYVDIQAEGISKEDLSKTVGKPVETVPQIFIDEQHIGGCTDFEAYAKENLNLYK comes from the coding sequence ATGTATACTGTTATTTTTGGTCGTCCTGGCTGCCCATACTGTGTTCGTGCAAAAGAACTCGCTGAAAAACTGAAAAATGAACGTGAAGATTTTGACTACCGCTACGTTGATATTCAAGCTGAAGGTATTTCTAAAGAAGATTTATCTAAAACTGTTGGCAAACCTGTTGAAACCGTTCCACAAATTTTTATTGATGAGCAACATATTGGTGGATGCACAGATTTCGAAGCTTACGCAAAAGAAAATTTGAATCTATACAAATAA
- a CDS encoding secondary thiamine-phosphate synthase enzyme YjbQ produces MWWQKEIQLSAKARGFHLVTEEILKQLPELSLIKVGLANIFIQHTSASLTINENADYTVREDFESFFNQAVPENEPYYKHDYEGSDDMPAHLKSSLLGASLTIPITKGCLNMGTWQGIYLCEHRNYGGKRRLIITLQGEPSR; encoded by the coding sequence ATGTGGTGGCAAAAAGAGATACAACTTAGCGCAAAAGCGAGAGGGTTTCATTTAGTGACAGAAGAAATTCTCAAGCAACTTCCTGAACTTAGCTTAATCAAGGTTGGTTTAGCGAATATTTTTATTCAACATACATCAGCATCTTTAACAATCAATGAAAATGCAGATTACACTGTCAGGGAAGATTTCGAGAGCTTTTTCAATCAGGCCGTTCCTGAAAATGAACCTTATTATAAGCATGATTATGAAGGAAGTGATGACATGCCTGCGCACTTAAAAAGCAGTTTATTGGGTGCAAGTTTGACTATTCCAATTACTAAAGGGTGTTTAAACATGGGGACGTGGCAGGGGATTTATTTATGTGAGCACCGAAATTATGGTGGAAAACGTAGATTAATCATTACATTGCAAGGCGAACCCAGCCGTTAG
- the ybjG gene encoding undecaprenyl-diphosphate phosphatase yields MLEQLNLDLFNLINATPETASGTIAVANVIAKRLILLFPLFTVACWFWGAQPNMTRQRAFACKAAIAIVIGLTISWLVGYFAPHDRPFVMGIGTNFSEHEATPSFPSNHGTIVFTFAFAFLFWLRTWVGLVMMIPAVVIAWSRIYLGVHWPLDMAGAFILAIVACGLAQLLWSVGAYKIQLPITRLYSFIFASLIRKGWFQP; encoded by the coding sequence GTGCTGGAACAACTTAACCTTGATCTATTCAATTTGATCAATGCGACTCCAGAAACCGCTAGTGGAACCATTGCTGTAGCGAACGTGATTGCGAAACGCTTAATTCTATTATTTCCACTATTTACTGTTGCTTGTTGGTTTTGGGGCGCCCAGCCAAATATGACTCGCCAACGTGCCTTTGCTTGTAAAGCAGCCATTGCTATCGTCATTGGCTTAACCATTTCATGGCTAGTGGGCTATTTCGCGCCGCATGACCGCCCATTTGTCATGGGAATTGGCACTAATTTCTCCGAGCATGAAGCCACGCCTTCATTCCCAAGTAACCATGGCACGATTGTCTTTACATTCGCTTTTGCATTTCTTTTCTGGCTAAGAACTTGGGTTGGGCTCGTGATGATGATCCCCGCTGTCGTTATTGCTTGGTCACGTATTTACCTCGGTGTTCATTGGCCTTTAGATATGGCAGGTGCCTTTATACTGGCGATTGTCGCATGCGGTTTGGCCCAGCTCCTCTGGTCTGTTGGTGCGTATAAAATTCAATTACCTATCACTCGGCTATATAGTTTTATTTTTGCCTCTCTTATTCGTAAAGGTTGGTTTCAACCATAA
- a CDS encoding serine/threonine transporter translates to MDATKVGSIDKTASQTVNSSAWRKTDTVWMLGLYGTAIGAGVLFLPINAGMSGLLPVLLMLVLAFPMTFFAHRGLTRFVLSGSKPDGDITEVVEEHFGRTAGNWITLLYFFAIYPILLVYGVSITNNVNKFLTELLGVGAPPRWLLALILVGGVMAIVAFGEKYIVKVMSMLVFPFIAVLVAFSLYMIPHWSGDVLNTLTWEGITEATKNTGGQSIWVTIWLTIPVMVFAFNHSPIISAFSVAKREEYGDAAEQKCSRILASAHILMVLTVMFFVISCVFTLSSADLAQAKAQNISILDYLSGYFDQPFIKYAAAIIAFIAIIKSFLGHYLGAREGFNGLVERAYRAKGKTIDVRKLNRGTAIFMLVTTWLVATLNPGVLDIIESLGGPVIAILLFLMPMYAISKVPAMRKYSGKISNVFIVIMGLVAISAATYKLFF, encoded by the coding sequence ATGGATGCAACAAAAGTTGGTTCCATCGACAAAACGGCCTCGCAAACAGTAAATAGTAGTGCTTGGCGCAAAACTGACACAGTATGGATGCTGGGTTTATATGGTACAGCTATCGGTGCTGGGGTATTGTTTTTGCCAATCAATGCAGGTATGAGTGGTTTATTACCTGTTTTACTGATGCTGGTATTAGCCTTCCCAATGACATTTTTTGCTCACCGTGGGTTAACACGCTTCGTTCTTTCTGGTTCAAAACCTGATGGTGATATCACTGAAGTTGTAGAAGAACATTTTGGTCGCACAGCAGGAAACTGGATCACCCTACTCTACTTCTTTGCTATTTACCCTATTCTTCTTGTTTATGGTGTTTCCATCACCAATAACGTCAATAAATTCTTAACCGAATTATTGGGCGTTGGCGCACCGCCACGCTGGTTACTTGCCTTGATCCTTGTAGGCGGAGTGATGGCGATTGTGGCATTCGGTGAAAAATACATCGTAAAAGTCATGAGTATGTTAGTGTTTCCATTTATCGCCGTGCTGGTTGCATTCTCACTGTATATGATCCCACATTGGTCTGGTGATGTACTGAATACATTAACTTGGGAAGGAATCACTGAAGCAACAAAAAATACAGGTGGGCAAAGTATCTGGGTCACCATTTGGCTAACAATCCCAGTGATGGTATTCGCATTTAACCACTCGCCAATTATTTCTGCTTTCTCTGTGGCAAAACGTGAAGAATACGGTGATGCAGCTGAACAAAAATGCTCACGGATCCTTGCATCCGCGCACATTTTGATGGTGCTGACTGTTATGTTCTTCGTGATCAGCTGTGTCTTTACCTTATCTTCAGCGGATCTCGCACAAGCTAAAGCACAAAATATCAGTATTCTTGACTACCTGTCTGGCTATTTTGACCAGCCATTCATTAAATATGCAGCTGCAATCATTGCCTTTATTGCAATTATTAAATCCTTCCTTGGTCACTATTTAGGTGCTCGTGAAGGTTTCAATGGTCTAGTTGAGCGTGCTTACCGTGCAAAAGGTAAAACAATTGATGTTCGCAAGTTAAACCGCGGTACTGCAATCTTCATGTTAGTCACAACTTGGTTAGTGGCAACATTGAACCCAGGTGTGCTGGATATTATTGAAAGCCTCGGTGGCCCAGTTATCGCTATCTTACTGTTCTTGATGCCAATGTATGCAATTAGCAAGGTACCAGCAATGCGTAAATACTCAGGTAAAATCAGTAATGTATTTATCGTAATTATGGGTCTGGTCGCTATCTCTGCGGCAACATATAAGTTATTCTTCTAA
- a CDS encoding L-serine ammonia-lyase, giving the protein MISVFDIFKIGIGPSSSHTVGPMKAGKQFVDDLIQQKLLSRTTRIAVDVYGSLSLTGKGHATDMAIIMGLAGNLPDTIDIDAIPAFMRNVEQTERLSLAQGQHEVDFPTEGGMNFHTTNLPLHENGMSITAFSGDDVIYSKNYYSIGGGFIVDEEHFGQSDENAIQVPYPFKYAADLQKHCKDTGLSLSALVMQNELALRSKEEIQQYLSSVWDVMKSGIERGVTTEGLLPGPLRVPRRAAALRRQLVTTDNTNMDPMAVIDWINMYALAVNEENAAGGRVVTAPTNGACGIIPAVLAYYDKFIRPVNENSYTRYFLVSGVIGALYKMNASISGAEVGCQGEVGVACSMAAAGLAELMGGSPEQVCIAAEIAMEHNLGLTCDPVGGQVQVPCIERNAIASVKAVNAARMALRRVSDPRVCLDKVIETMYETGKDINAKYRETSQGGLAIKLAHCE; this is encoded by the coding sequence ATGATTAGTGTATTTGATATCTTCAAAATTGGCATCGGCCCTTCAAGTTCCCATACCGTCGGCCCAATGAAAGCGGGCAAACAGTTTGTTGACGACCTTATCCAGCAAAAATTACTCTCTCGCACAACACGAATTGCAGTTGATGTATATGGTTCGCTCTCTTTAACGGGTAAAGGCCATGCAACGGATATGGCGATTATTATGGGTCTTGCGGGTAACTTACCGGATACCATTGATATTGACGCTATTCCTGCTTTTATGCGTAATGTTGAGCAAACTGAAAGGCTCTCCCTTGCACAAGGGCAACATGAAGTTGATTTCCCTACTGAAGGGGGGATGAATTTTCATACAACCAATCTCCCCCTCCATGAAAATGGAATGAGTATTACGGCATTCAGTGGTGATGATGTTATTTACAGCAAAAATTACTATTCTATCGGCGGTGGTTTTATTGTCGATGAAGAACATTTTGGCCAGTCAGACGAAAATGCAATTCAAGTCCCTTACCCATTTAAATATGCGGCCGACCTGCAAAAACATTGTAAAGACACAGGGTTATCACTTTCCGCACTCGTGATGCAGAATGAATTAGCGTTACGCAGTAAAGAAGAAATTCAGCAATATCTCTCGTCCGTATGGGATGTCATGAAATCCGGTATTGAACGGGGAGTGACAACCGAAGGTTTACTACCAGGCCCATTACGTGTGCCACGTCGAGCAGCAGCGTTACGTCGTCAACTCGTAACAACCGATAACACCAATATGGACCCAATGGCCGTCATTGATTGGATCAATATGTATGCGCTTGCCGTTAACGAAGAAAATGCAGCGGGTGGTCGTGTTGTAACGGCACCAACGAATGGAGCCTGTGGCATTATTCCTGCGGTATTAGCTTACTATGACAAATTCATTCGCCCTGTGAATGAAAATTCCTATACCCGTTATTTTCTAGTTTCCGGTGTCATTGGTGCATTATATAAAATGAATGCGTCAATTTCCGGCGCCGAAGTGGGCTGCCAAGGAGAAGTGGGTGTTGCTTGTTCGATGGCCGCTGCGGGGCTCGCCGAATTAATGGGCGGTAGCCCTGAGCAAGTGTGTATCGCAGCAGAAATTGCCATGGAGCATAACTTAGGTCTCACCTGCGACCCTGTTGGAGGGCAAGTTCAAGTACCTTGTATTGAACGTAACGCCATTGCTTCCGTTAAAGCCGTAAATGCCGCACGCATGGCATTACGCCGTGTCAGTGACCCACGTGTTTGCCTCGATAAAGTCATTGAAACCATGTATGAAACTGGTAAAGATATTAACGCTAAGTATCGTGAAACATCCCAAGGGGGATTAGCGATTAAATTGGCTCACTGCGAATAG
- a CDS encoding serine hydrolase, whose translation MSKKMLSLKTRRAGIGLSLLVAVSTSAYAAQTPVAPQVDAKAFVLMDYNSGKILASGNPDERLDPASLTKIMTSYVIGQAVNAGKITPQDMVTVGEDAWATGNPVLKGSSLMFLKPKDRVSVLDLNKGIVIQSGNDASIALADYVAGSQDSFVSLMNQYVQKIGLKNTHFKTVHGLDSEGQYSTARDMALLTQAMIRDVPDEYALHKEKEFTFNKIRQPNRNRLLWNQNLKVDGVKTGHTSGAGHNLVASATEGDMRLISVVLGAPSDRVRFSESEKLLTWGFRFFETVTPIKADATLKKQRVWFGDTSEVDLGVADDVSITIPKGQLQNLKVDIQLTNDSLEAPLAKNQAVGTINFILNDEIVEQHPLVAKSAVEEAGFFGRIWDYIMKTISGWWSAIFG comes from the coding sequence ATGAGTAAGAAAATGTTGTCTTTAAAAACCCGCCGAGCTGGTATTGGGTTGAGTCTTTTGGTTGCCGTAAGTACCAGTGCTTATGCGGCGCAGACACCGGTTGCTCCTCAAGTCGATGCAAAAGCGTTTGTTTTGATGGATTATAATAGCGGTAAAATTTTAGCGTCTGGGAATCCAGATGAACGCTTAGATCCCGCAAGTTTAACAAAAATTATGACCAGCTATGTGATTGGGCAAGCGGTGAATGCGGGGAAAATTACCCCACAGGATATGGTTACGGTAGGTGAAGATGCATGGGCAACGGGAAACCCTGTTCTTAAAGGCTCTTCTTTGATGTTTTTAAAGCCAAAAGATCGTGTTTCCGTATTGGATTTAAATAAAGGGATTGTGATCCAGTCAGGGAATGATGCCAGTATTGCTCTTGCCGATTATGTTGCAGGTAGCCAAGACTCATTTGTGAGTTTAATGAATCAATACGTGCAAAAGATTGGTTTAAAGAATACCCATTTTAAAACCGTTCATGGCCTCGATTCAGAGGGGCAATATAGTACTGCACGGGATATGGCATTGTTAACCCAAGCAATGATCCGTGATGTTCCCGATGAATACGCACTGCACAAGGAAAAAGAGTTTACCTTTAATAAAATTCGTCAACCTAACCGTAACCGTCTGTTATGGAACCAAAATTTAAAAGTGGATGGCGTAAAAACTGGGCACACGAGTGGAGCAGGCCATAACCTAGTCGCCTCTGCAACAGAAGGCGATATGCGTTTGATTTCAGTTGTGTTGGGAGCGCCAAGTGACCGTGTGCGTTTTTCTGAAAGCGAAAAATTACTCACTTGGGGTTTCCGTTTCTTTGAAACTGTCACGCCAATTAAGGCAGATGCCACACTGAAAAAGCAGCGTGTCTGGTTTGGTGATACTTCAGAAGTTGATTTAGGGGTTGCCGATGATGTTTCAATTACGATTCCTAAAGGGCAATTGCAAAACTTGAAAGTGGATATTCAACTAACTAACGATTCACTTGAAGCGCCTCTTGCTAAAAACCAAGCGGTAGGAACGATTAACTTTATTCTGAATGATGAAATCGTCGAACAGCATCCTCTAGTTGCAAAAAGTGCCGTTGAGGAAGCGGGGTTCTTCGGTCGTATTTGGGATTACATCATGAAAACGATTAGCGGCTGGTGGAGTGCCATTTTCGGTTAA
- a CDS encoding glutathione S-transferase family protein, with product MLTVWGRVNSSNVKKVLWCLEELNIAYNQKDVGGPFGGLDTPEYIKMNPNSTIPTLQDDDFALWESNAILRYLTEKFDHSHLLLAQDLQERAAADKWMDWSGANLFDHIKQMMNKIVRVPEADRDPEQAKIIYGNINRLLTIADNALANQAYFSGDKFGIADIAIAPLFYPWHEIVTQRPEFNNLERWYQQLTTRPAFQKIVMIPIK from the coding sequence ATGTTAACTGTTTGGGGACGCGTCAACTCTTCCAATGTCAAAAAAGTACTTTGGTGCTTAGAAGAATTAAATATCGCTTACAATCAAAAAGATGTGGGTGGCCCATTTGGTGGGCTAGATACACCTGAATATATAAAAATGAATCCAAACAGCACAATTCCAACTCTACAGGATGATGACTTTGCGCTGTGGGAATCGAATGCGATTTTACGTTACCTTACGGAAAAGTTTGATCATTCTCACTTATTGCTCGCACAAGACCTACAAGAACGAGCTGCCGCAGATAAATGGATGGATTGGAGTGGTGCTAATTTATTCGACCACATTAAACAGATGATGAACAAAATTGTTCGTGTCCCAGAAGCGGATAGAGACCCAGAACAAGCTAAAATTATTTATGGCAATATCAATCGATTACTAACCATTGCTGATAATGCATTAGCTAACCAAGCCTATTTCAGTGGTGATAAATTTGGTATCGCTGACATTGCTATCGCACCACTATTTTACCCTTGGCATGAAATTGTCACGCAGCGCCCCGAATTTAACAATTTGGAACGCTGGTACCAGCAACTGACCACACGCCCTGCGTTCCAAAAAATTGTCATGATCCCGATTAAATAA
- a CDS encoding SDR family oxidoreductase: protein MKKVTVIGLGWVGLPLAQALLSQGIHVVGTKTTPDGIEAAQAVGIECYALKLTPELECDDDDLAQLMEQSDAIVILLPPSKINTEYYVMAIETLVNSAIAFQVPKVIFTSSTAVYGEQNGEMTENSPLDGVTESAKALVATEQWLHQLPNISVDILRLAGLVGEKRHAGRFLAGKTGVKGANQPVNMVHQDDVIAAILLLLQQPQGGHIYNLCAPVHPTRAEFYTHAAQSIGLTPPQFIEEKNTLVGKTINGNRICQELGFEYQYPNPSLMNMTL from the coding sequence ATGAAAAAAGTCACTGTCATCGGGTTAGGGTGGGTTGGGTTACCGCTCGCCCAAGCCTTATTGTCTCAAGGCATTCATGTGGTTGGAACTAAAACGACACCAGATGGTATTGAAGCCGCTCAAGCGGTTGGAATTGAGTGTTATGCATTGAAATTAACCCCAGAACTTGAATGTGATGACGACGATTTAGCGCAGTTGATGGAACAAAGTGATGCTATCGTTATCTTGCTTCCGCCCTCTAAAATTAATACCGAATACTATGTGATGGCGATTGAAACACTGGTGAATAGCGCAATAGCCTTTCAGGTGCCTAAAGTTATTTTCACGTCATCTACTGCGGTTTATGGGGAACAAAATGGTGAAATGACCGAAAACAGCCCATTGGATGGGGTAACTGAATCAGCTAAAGCCTTGGTGGCGACAGAACAGTGGTTGCATCAGTTACCGAACATATCGGTGGATATTCTGCGATTAGCGGGATTAGTCGGTGAAAAACGCCATGCAGGGCGTTTTTTAGCGGGGAAAACCGGGGTGAAGGGGGCAAACCAACCTGTGAATATGGTGCATCAAGATGATGTGATTGCCGCCATTTTATTATTGCTCCAGCAACCGCAAGGGGGACATATTTATAACCTCTGTGCGCCAGTCCACCCAACACGAGCCGAATTTTATACTCATGCAGCACAATCTATCGGGTTAACCCCGCCTCAATTTATTGAAGAGAAGAATACGTTAGTGGGGAAAACCATTAACGGTAATAGAATTTGCCAAGAACTCGGGTTTGAATACCAGTACCCAAACCCAAGTTTGATGAATATGACCCTGTGA